A single genomic interval of Saccharothrix saharensis harbors:
- a CDS encoding 5-formyltetrahydrofolate cyclo-ligase has translation MTSGERDRKATLRTRLRAGRRGAVMPSMAAEVLAAVVEFDVSPGQTVCAYVASAVEPGSLAMVEALRSRGLRVLLPVVVGEALDWASYDGRLRVGAFGLREPVGPLLGAEAVGSAALVLVPALAVDHAGVRLGKGGGYYDRVLGSAAGPVVAVVRDEEFVPSLPAEPHDVRVDAVLTPGRGVVRLPVL, from the coding sequence ATGACGTCCGGTGAACGTGATCGGAAGGCGACTCTGCGCACACGGCTGCGGGCCGGGCGGCGTGGCGCGGTGATGCCCTCGATGGCCGCCGAGGTGCTGGCCGCCGTGGTCGAGTTCGACGTTTCACCTGGTCAGACGGTGTGCGCTTATGTCGCTTCGGCGGTGGAGCCCGGGTCGTTGGCGATGGTGGAGGCGTTGCGGTCGCGCGGGTTGCGGGTGTTGCTGCCCGTGGTGGTCGGCGAGGCGTTGGACTGGGCGTCCTACGACGGGCGGTTGCGCGTGGGGGCGTTCGGGCTGCGGGAGCCGGTGGGGCCGTTGCTCGGTGCGGAGGCGGTCGGGTCGGCGGCGTTGGTGCTGGTGCCGGCTTTGGCGGTGGACCACGCGGGGGTGCGGTTGGGGAAGGGCGGCGGGTACTACGACCGGGTGTTGGGTTCGGCGGCGGGGCCGGTGGTGGCGGTGGTGCGGGACGAGGAGTTCGTGCCGTCGTTGCCCGCCGAGCCGCACGACGTCCGGGTGGACGCGGTGCTGACGCCGGGGCGGGGTGTGGTGCGGCTGCCGGTGCTGTGA
- a CDS encoding FmdB family zinc ribbon protein, whose protein sequence is MPTYQYACTECDHRFEAVQSFSDSALTECPQCSGKLRKLYGAVGVVFKGSGFYRTDSRSTSSSSSTSSASSSSSSSSKSDSSTSSSSSAPAAAAS, encoded by the coding sequence GTGCCGACTTACCAGTACGCCTGCACCGAGTGCGACCACCGGTTCGAAGCGGTGCAGTCCTTCTCGGACTCCGCGCTGACCGAGTGCCCGCAGTGCTCCGGCAAGCTGCGCAAGCTGTACGGCGCGGTCGGTGTCGTGTTCAAGGGCAGCGGCTTCTACCGGACCGACAGCCGTTCGACGTCGTCCTCTTCTTCGACTTCTTCGGCGTCGTCTTCCTCGTCTTCCTCGTCGAAGTCGGACTCCTCCACGTCGTCGTCCAGCAGCGCACCGGCCGCCGCCGCGTCCTGA
- a CDS encoding NAD-dependent epimerase/dehydratase family protein translates to MRVLLTGGAGFIGSHVADQLTDHDHDVVVLDAYLPQAHRDRPPGASDITDLDTVKKLLEGVDVVCHQAAVVGHGLDPSDAPLYARNNDLGTAVLLAAMHELRIRHLVLASSMVVYGEGRYECAEHGVVRAAPRRRADVDQGRYEPPCPHCGSPLEPRLVPEDAPPDPRSTYAASKLAQENYAAAWARQTGGAVWALRYHNVYGPRMPKNTPYAGVASLFRSALERGEAPTVLEDGRQRRDFVHVTDVARANVLALGRPAAPGTFTALNICSGEPRTVGDLATHLARACGGPLPRVVGGARPADVRHVVADPAKARDLLGFRAATPFAAGVKQFATDPLR, encoded by the coding sequence GTGCGCGTTCTCCTCACCGGCGGTGCCGGGTTCATCGGCTCACACGTCGCCGACCAGCTGACCGACCACGACCACGACGTCGTCGTGCTCGACGCCTACCTCCCCCAGGCCCACCGCGACCGCCCTCCGGGCGCGAGTGACATCACGGACCTCGACACGGTGAAGAAGCTCCTCGAAGGGGTGGACGTCGTCTGCCACCAGGCCGCCGTGGTCGGCCACGGCCTCGACCCGTCCGACGCGCCCCTGTACGCCCGCAACAACGACCTCGGCACCGCCGTGCTGCTCGCCGCGATGCACGAACTGCGGATCAGGCACCTGGTCCTGGCGTCCTCGATGGTGGTCTACGGCGAGGGCCGCTACGAGTGCGCCGAGCACGGCGTCGTCCGAGCCGCGCCGCGTCGCCGGGCCGATGTGGACCAGGGCCGCTACGAGCCACCGTGCCCGCACTGCGGCAGCCCCCTGGAGCCGCGCCTGGTCCCCGAGGACGCCCCGCCGGACCCCCGCAGCACGTACGCCGCCAGCAAGCTCGCCCAGGAGAACTACGCCGCGGCCTGGGCCCGCCAGACGGGCGGTGCGGTGTGGGCGCTGCGCTACCACAACGTCTACGGCCCGAGGATGCCGAAGAACACCCCGTACGCGGGCGTGGCGAGCCTGTTCCGCAGCGCGCTCGAACGCGGCGAAGCGCCCACGGTCCTCGAAGACGGCCGCCAGCGCCGCGACTTCGTGCACGTCACGGACGTGGCGCGGGCCAACGTGCTGGCCCTCGGGCGCCCGGCCGCCCCCGGCACGTTCACCGCGCTCAACATCTGCTCCGGCGAGCCGCGCACCGTCGGCGACCTCGCCACCCACCTGGCGCGGGCGTGCGGCGGTCCGCTGCCCCGGGTCGTCGGCGGCGCGCGGCCGGCGGACGTGCGGCACGTCGTCGCCGACCCCGCCAAGGCCCGCGACCTGCTCGGCTTCCGCGCCGCGACCCCCTTCGCGGCCGGGGTCAAGCAGTTCGCAACGGACCCGCTGCGCTGA
- a CDS encoding sensor histidine kinase: MLVEIYHILPYAVLFSLPLALLGAVVLRRLSSGSLATALTVLAIVPVVATVGGVLAVSGFMFTPILTTTVLVCLLVALVTVPTAVLLGRALARRSVWESEARARERAAEASRRELVAWISHDLRTPLAGIRAMAEALADGVVSRRDEVAEYAGRISTEAEALSGMVDDLFELSRITAGALRLTLSEVPLADVVSEVVAAESPVASRKGVRLRADAATWPVVLGSDPELARVVRNLLSNAIRHTPPDGTVAIQVDVDGSSALLRVDDGCGGIPEADLPRVFDVAFRGAPHRQPVGGGLGLAIARGLVEAHEGTIDARNHGNGCRFEVRLPLSAAGPLRTA; this comes from the coding sequence ATGCTGGTCGAGATCTACCACATCCTGCCCTACGCGGTGCTGTTCTCGTTGCCGCTGGCGCTGCTCGGAGCGGTGGTGCTGCGGCGGCTGTCGAGCGGGTCGCTGGCCACGGCGCTGACCGTGCTGGCGATCGTGCCGGTGGTGGCGACGGTCGGCGGCGTGCTCGCGGTGAGCGGGTTCATGTTCACCCCGATCCTCACCACGACCGTGCTGGTGTGCCTGCTGGTGGCGTTGGTGACGGTGCCGACGGCGGTGCTGCTGGGGCGGGCGCTGGCGCGGCGCAGCGTGTGGGAGAGCGAGGCGCGGGCGCGGGAACGGGCCGCCGAGGCGTCGCGGCGCGAGCTGGTGGCGTGGATCAGCCACGACCTGCGCACGCCGCTGGCCGGCATCCGGGCGATGGCCGAGGCGCTGGCGGACGGCGTGGTGTCGCGGCGGGACGAGGTCGCCGAGTACGCGGGGCGGATCTCCACCGAGGCGGAGGCGCTGTCCGGGATGGTGGACGACCTGTTCGAGCTGTCCCGCATCACGGCGGGCGCGTTGCGGCTGACGCTGTCGGAGGTGCCGCTGGCGGACGTGGTCAGCGAGGTGGTGGCGGCGGAGAGCCCGGTGGCGTCGCGCAAGGGCGTGCGGCTGCGGGCGGACGCGGCGACGTGGCCGGTGGTGCTGGGCAGCGACCCGGAGCTGGCCCGGGTGGTGCGCAACCTGCTGTCCAACGCGATCCGCCACACCCCGCCGGACGGCACGGTGGCCATCCAGGTGGACGTGGACGGCTCGTCGGCGTTGCTGCGGGTGGACGACGGCTGCGGCGGCATCCCGGAGGCCGACCTGCCGCGGGTGTTCGACGTGGCGTTCCGCGGCGCGCCGCACCGGCAGCCGGTCGGCGGCGGGCTGGGGCTGGCGATCGCGCGAGGCCTGGTGGAGGCGCACGAAGGCACCATCGACGCCCGCAACCACGGGAACGGCTGCCGGTTCGAGGTGCGGCTGCCGCTCAGCGCAGCGGGTCCGTTGCGAACTGCTTGA
- the mscL gene encoding large-conductance mechanosensitive channel protein MscL, protein MIKGFKDFLMRGNVIDLAVAVVIGAAFTAIVTAFTTNLINPIIALFGGNNVNGLAVQLGSSDKTIVDFGAIITAVINFLIVAAIVYFIFVLPMNKLKERRKRGQEPGPAEPTDVELLKEIRDLLAQRQRQD, encoded by the coding sequence GTGATCAAGGGCTTCAAGGACTTCCTCATGCGCGGCAACGTGATCGACCTCGCTGTGGCGGTCGTCATCGGTGCCGCGTTCACGGCCATCGTCACCGCGTTCACCACGAACCTGATCAACCCGATCATCGCGTTGTTCGGCGGCAACAACGTGAACGGTCTGGCCGTGCAGCTCGGCAGCAGCGACAAGACCATCGTGGACTTCGGCGCGATCATCACCGCGGTGATCAACTTCCTGATCGTGGCCGCGATCGTCTACTTCATCTTCGTGCTGCCGATGAACAAGCTGAAGGAACGTCGCAAGCGCGGCCAGGAGCCCGGTCCCGCCGAGCCGACCGACGTCGAACTGCTCAAGGAGATCCGCGACCTCCTCGCCCAGCGCCAGCGCCAGGACTGA
- a CDS encoding class I SAM-dependent methyltransferase: MTAFDVGLSGARCRLELSGGEHVPLPVDRWHGDADDADRVLLDACRGPTVDLGCGPGRLVAALVRRGVVALGVDNSPLAVALTRTRGGPALHRDVFGRLPGAGRWAHVLLADGNIGIGGDPVALLRRARALLRRRGSVLVEVEPPGCGVRRERARVSGGAWFDWARVDARAVTPTAARAGLALRWLVERDGRWFAELVRS, from the coding sequence GTGACCGCGTTCGACGTCGGGCTCAGCGGCGCGCGGTGCCGGCTCGAACTGTCCGGCGGCGAGCACGTTCCGCTGCCGGTCGACCGGTGGCACGGGGACGCCGACGACGCCGACCGCGTGCTGCTCGACGCCTGCCGCGGGCCGACCGTCGACCTCGGCTGCGGGCCCGGGCGGCTGGTCGCGGCCCTCGTCCGGCGCGGGGTGGTGGCGCTGGGCGTGGACAACTCGCCGCTCGCCGTCGCCCTCACCCGGACCAGGGGCGGACCCGCCCTGCACCGCGATGTGTTCGGCCGGCTGCCGGGCGCCGGCCGCTGGGCGCACGTGCTGCTCGCCGACGGCAACATCGGCATCGGCGGCGACCCGGTCGCCCTGCTGCGCCGCGCCCGCGCCCTGCTGCGCCGGCGCGGCAGCGTGCTGGTCGAGGTCGAGCCGCCCGGCTGCGGTGTGCGCCGGGAACGCGCCCGGGTTTCCGGTGGCGCGTGGTTCGACTGGGCCCGGGTCGACGCGCGGGCCGTGACGCCGACCGCCGCACGGGCCGGTCTGGCCCTCCGGTGGCTGGTCGAGCGCGACGGGCGCTGGTTCGCGGAGCTGGTGCGGTCGTGA
- a CDS encoding UTP--glucose-1-phosphate uridylyltransferase, translated as MSAFQTAIVPAAGLGTRFLPTTKAVPKELLPVVDTPGIELVATEAAEAGATKLVIVTSPGKDAVAEYFRPQPELEATLEERGKSDLLAKVRRAPDLLAVETAIQDKALGLGHAVACAEGNLTGADEAVAVLLPDDLVLPTGVLKKMASVREKLGGSVLCAFDIPKEQISAYGVFDVKDTGDDDVKQVVGMVEKPKPEDAPSTFAAAGRYLLDRAIFGALKRITPGAGGELQLTDAIALLINEGHPVHVVVHRGGRHDLGNPGGFLKAAVDFALEHPDYGPELGEWLRARLANS; from the coding sequence ATGAGCGCCTTCCAGACAGCAATCGTGCCGGCGGCAGGCCTGGGCACGCGCTTCCTCCCCACCACCAAAGCGGTGCCCAAGGAGCTGCTGCCGGTCGTCGACACCCCTGGCATCGAACTCGTCGCCACCGAAGCCGCCGAGGCGGGCGCGACGAAGCTCGTGATCGTGACCTCACCCGGCAAGGACGCGGTCGCGGAGTACTTCCGCCCGCAGCCCGAGCTGGAGGCGACGCTCGAAGAACGCGGCAAGTCCGACCTGCTCGCGAAGGTCCGCCGCGCGCCCGACCTGCTCGCCGTCGAGACCGCCATCCAGGACAAGGCGCTGGGCCTGGGCCACGCGGTGGCCTGCGCCGAGGGCAACCTGACCGGCGCGGACGAGGCCGTCGCCGTCCTGCTGCCGGACGACCTCGTGCTGCCCACGGGCGTGCTGAAGAAGATGGCCTCGGTCCGCGAGAAGCTCGGTGGCAGCGTGCTGTGCGCGTTCGACATCCCCAAGGAGCAGATCTCCGCCTACGGCGTCTTCGACGTCAAGGACACCGGTGACGACGACGTCAAGCAGGTCGTCGGCATGGTCGAGAAGCCCAAGCCCGAGGACGCGCCGTCCACGTTCGCCGCGGCCGGCCGCTACCTCCTCGACCGGGCGATCTTCGGCGCCCTCAAGCGCATCACGCCCGGCGCCGGCGGCGAGCTGCAGCTCACCGACGCCATCGCGCTGCTGATCAACGAGGGCCACCCGGTGCACGTCGTCGTCCACCGCGGTGGGCGACACGACCTGGGCAATCCGGGGGGATTCCTCAAAGCTGCGGTTGACTTCGCACTGGAGCACCCCGACTACGGGCCCGAGCTGGGGGAGTGGTTGCGGGCACGCCTCGCCAACTCCTAA
- a CDS encoding MogA/MoaB family molybdenum cofactor biosynthesis protein, whose protein sequence is MERSAQRLGRALVVIVDDRVAHGEHDDSTGPLVTELLEEAGFIVDGTVAVEGEVVGIRAALNTAVIGGVDLVVTVGGTGVSPRDVTPDATQGVLDRPISGIAEALRASGLAAGAVDAGISRGLVGVSGSTLVVNLAGSRSAVRDGMATLSALVPYVIEQLSGLDES, encoded by the coding sequence ATGGAACGCAGCGCGCAGCGACTGGGACGCGCCCTTGTCGTGATCGTGGACGACCGGGTGGCGCACGGTGAGCACGACGACAGCACAGGACCGCTGGTCACCGAGTTGCTGGAGGAAGCAGGGTTCATCGTCGACGGCACGGTCGCGGTGGAAGGCGAGGTCGTGGGCATCCGCGCCGCGCTGAACACCGCGGTGATCGGTGGTGTCGACCTGGTCGTCACCGTGGGCGGCACCGGCGTGTCGCCGCGCGACGTCACACCGGACGCCACGCAAGGTGTGCTCGACCGGCCGATCAGCGGCATCGCCGAGGCGTTGCGCGCCTCGGGGCTGGCGGCGGGTGCCGTCGACGCGGGCATCTCGCGGGGACTGGTCGGCGTGTCCGGCAGCACCCTCGTGGTGAACCTGGCCGGCTCGCGGTCGGCGGTGCGCGACGGCATGGCGACGTTGTCCGCCCTCGTGCCGTACGTGATCGAGCAGCTGTCGGGACTGGACGAGTCGTGA
- a CDS encoding SAF domain-containing protein, giving the protein MLLHLRRILAGLLALAAVGVAVLPGEPAVAVAVAAHDLAPGVPLGAADVRVIAVPPSLSPSGAVSERDALGRSLVSAARSGEPLTDARLTSTDPTASSVAVRLSDPGVAGLLRPGSRVDVVGPEATVLATDASVVAVRGGEVVVLSADRPSAHRIAAETLSGPVAVILR; this is encoded by the coding sequence GTGCTACTCCACCTCAGAAGGATTCTCGCGGGCCTGTTGGCGCTGGCAGCCGTGGGTGTGGCCGTGCTGCCGGGCGAACCGGCGGTCGCCGTCGCGGTGGCCGCGCACGACCTGGCACCCGGCGTGCCGCTGGGCGCGGCCGACGTGCGGGTCATCGCCGTGCCGCCGTCGTTGTCGCCTTCGGGCGCGGTGTCGGAACGTGACGCGTTGGGCCGCAGCCTGGTCAGCGCGGCCCGTTCCGGCGAACCCCTGACCGACGCCCGCCTGACCTCGACCGACCCGACCGCGTCCTCGGTGGCCGTGCGCCTGTCCGACCCGGGCGTGGCAGGGCTGCTGCGGCCGGGGAGCCGGGTGGACGTGGTGGGCCCCGAAGCCACCGTCCTGGCCACCGACGCCTCGGTGGTCGCGGTGCGCGGCGGCGAGGTCGTCGTGCTCTCCGCCGACCGCCCGTCCGCCCACCGGATAGCCGCCGAAACCCTGTCCGGCCCCGTCGCCGTGATCCTGCGCTGA
- a CDS encoding glycosyltransferase family 2 protein, with amino-acid sequence MDVVLPCLDEAAALPGVLRAMPAGYRPLVVDNGSRDGSPDIARSLGAEVVHEPRPGYGAAVHTGIERARSEVVCVLDADGSLDPRELPDLVALLSGAELAVGRRVPEAGSWPWHARAGNAVLASLVRRKGLPVRDIAPVRAFRRRDLLDLDVRDRAFGYPLELLLRAAAAGWRVVERDVRYGPRAAGTRSKVSGSVRGTARAVRDMAAVTRRGVR; translated from the coding sequence ATCGACGTGGTGCTGCCCTGCCTGGACGAGGCGGCGGCGTTGCCGGGCGTGCTGCGGGCCATGCCCGCCGGCTACCGGCCTCTCGTGGTCGACAACGGGTCGCGTGACGGCTCGCCGGACATCGCCCGCTCGTTGGGCGCCGAAGTGGTGCACGAGCCCAGGCCCGGTTACGGGGCGGCCGTGCACACGGGCATCGAGCGCGCGCGCTCCGAGGTGGTGTGCGTGCTGGACGCGGACGGTTCGCTGGACCCGCGCGAGCTGCCGGACCTGGTCGCGCTGCTGTCGGGTGCGGAGCTGGCCGTGGGGCGGCGGGTGCCGGAGGCGGGTAGTTGGCCGTGGCACGCCCGGGCCGGGAACGCGGTGCTGGCGTCGTTGGTGCGGCGCAAGGGGCTGCCGGTGCGGGACATCGCGCCGGTGCGGGCGTTCCGGCGGCGCGACCTGCTGGACCTGGACGTGCGGGACCGGGCGTTCGGCTACCCGTTGGAGCTGCTGCTGCGCGCCGCGGCGGCCGGGTGGCGGGTGGTCGAGCGGGACGTGCGGTACGGGCCGCGTGCGGCGGGCACGAGGTCGAAGGTGTCCGGCTCGGTGCGCGGGACCGCGCGGGCGGTGCGGGACATGGCGGCGGTCACCCGGAGGGGTGTGCGCTGA
- a CDS encoding TIGR04282 family arsenosugar biosynthesis glycosyltransferase, with product MTATASLLVVAKAPVPGLAKTRLCPPATPEEAAGIAAAALLDTLDAVLGTPLVRPVVAMTGSLGDACRSAGIRAVLRHCTVLAQRGGSFADRLANAHADTHRAHGLPVFQIGMDTPQLTPALLAGSVERLAAHDAVLGPAADGGWWALGLNDPRVAENLRAVPMSRPDTGALTLRALGDRDTGLLPVLSDVDDMATAREVAALVPRTRFAAALARLGALR from the coding sequence ATGACCGCCACCGCGAGCCTGCTGGTCGTGGCGAAGGCGCCGGTGCCGGGTCTGGCGAAGACCCGCCTCTGCCCGCCCGCGACACCGGAGGAGGCGGCCGGGATCGCCGCCGCCGCGCTGCTGGACACGCTCGACGCCGTGCTCGGCACGCCCCTCGTCCGGCCGGTGGTGGCGATGACCGGGTCGCTCGGCGACGCGTGCCGGTCGGCCGGTATCCGCGCGGTGCTGCGGCACTGCACCGTGCTGGCGCAGCGCGGCGGGTCGTTCGCCGACCGGTTGGCCAACGCGCACGCCGACACCCACCGCGCGCACGGGCTGCCGGTGTTCCAGATCGGCATGGACACGCCCCAGCTCACGCCCGCGCTGCTGGCCGGGTCCGTCGAACGGCTGGCCGCGCACGACGCGGTGCTGGGCCCGGCCGCCGACGGCGGGTGGTGGGCGCTCGGGCTCAACGACCCGCGGGTGGCCGAGAACCTGCGCGCGGTGCCGATGTCCCGGCCCGACACGGGCGCGCTGACGCTGCGGGCGTTGGGCGACCGCGACACCGGCCTGCTGCCCGTGCTGTCCGACGTGGACGACATGGCCACGGCCCGCGAGGTGGCGGCCCTCGTGCCGCGCACGCGGTTCGCCGCCGCCCTCGCGCGCCTGGGAGCACTGCGGTGA
- a CDS encoding molybdopterin-dependent oxidoreductase: MKRASSPHTATRIGRWLGVAFGLCFVTGLLSHHLQHPPGWFAWPTRPVDLYRVTQGVHVTAGVAAVPLLLAKLWTVYPKLFERPVVRSLPHALERGALFVLLGASFFELVTGLFNAAQNYPWRFFFPTAHHAVAWVAVGALLVHVAVKLPLMRTPAEQVRRGTLSRRGFLLTAGGAAAVGVLATAGGTVPWLRTVSVLGARSVGLPVNRTAAAAGVSAVDDGWRLVVGTRRFSRRELEALPQTTAELPIACVEGWSASARWTGVPVRDLLALAGVEPGDVRVESLERDGLYRASTLPAAHARDPSTLLALRVDGATLPLDHGYPCRLIAPSRPGVTQTKWVTRLEVIR; the protein is encoded by the coding sequence GTGAAGCGCGCGTCCAGCCCGCACACCGCCACCCGCATCGGCCGGTGGCTGGGCGTGGCGTTCGGCCTGTGCTTCGTCACCGGCCTGCTCAGCCACCACCTCCAGCACCCGCCCGGCTGGTTCGCCTGGCCCACCCGCCCGGTCGACCTCTACCGGGTCACGCAGGGCGTGCACGTCACGGCGGGCGTGGCCGCGGTCCCGCTGCTGCTCGCGAAGCTGTGGACGGTCTACCCGAAGCTGTTCGAGCGGCCGGTGGTGCGGTCGCTGCCGCACGCGCTGGAGCGCGGCGCGCTCTTCGTGCTGCTCGGCGCGTCGTTCTTCGAGCTGGTCACCGGCCTGTTCAACGCCGCGCAGAACTACCCGTGGCGGTTCTTCTTCCCGACCGCGCACCACGCCGTGGCGTGGGTCGCCGTCGGGGCGCTGCTCGTGCACGTCGCGGTCAAGCTGCCGCTCATGCGCACGCCCGCCGAACAGGTCCGCCGAGGCACGCTCAGCCGACGCGGCTTCCTGCTCACCGCGGGCGGTGCGGCGGCGGTGGGGGTGCTGGCCACGGCCGGTGGCACGGTGCCGTGGCTGCGGACCGTGTCGGTGCTGGGTGCGCGGTCGGTCGGGCTCCCGGTCAACCGCACGGCCGCCGCCGCCGGCGTGTCCGCGGTGGACGACGGCTGGCGGCTGGTCGTCGGCACGCGCCGGTTCTCCCGACGGGAGCTCGAAGCGCTGCCCCAGACCACGGCCGAGCTGCCGATCGCGTGCGTCGAGGGTTGGAGCGCGTCGGCCCGGTGGACCGGCGTGCCCGTGCGCGACCTGCTGGCGCTGGCCGGCGTGGAGCCCGGTGACGTCCGGGTCGAGTCGCTGGAGCGCGACGGGCTCTACCGCGCGAGCACGCTGCCCGCCGCGCACGCCCGCGACCCGTCGACCCTGCTGGCGCTGCGCGTGGACGGCGCGACCCTGCCGCTGGACCACGGCTACCCGTGCCGACTGATCGCGCCGAGCCGACCGGGCGTGACGCAGACCAAGTGGGTAACCCGACTGGAGGTCATCCGATGA
- a CDS encoding response regulator transcription factor: MGETTGRVLVVDDDVTVRDVVRRYLELAGYEVALVGDGESALRRFAEREPDLVVLDLMLPGVDGLEVCRRLRVRSAVPVVMLTALGEEEDRIAGLQLGADDYVTKPFSPRELALRVTSVLRRSRVVAARSSSVLVDGGLRVDVGARAAWLDGRELSLTTREFDLLVFFLTNRGAAVSRAELLSRVWGWEFGDQSTVTVHVRRLREKVEPDPARPVRIATVWGVGYRYDGGA; encoded by the coding sequence ATGGGTGAGACGACCGGGCGGGTCCTCGTCGTGGACGACGACGTGACCGTGCGCGACGTGGTGCGCCGGTACCTGGAGCTGGCCGGGTACGAGGTGGCGCTGGTGGGCGACGGCGAGAGCGCGTTGCGGCGGTTCGCCGAGCGCGAGCCGGACCTGGTGGTGCTGGACCTGATGCTGCCCGGCGTGGACGGGCTGGAGGTGTGCCGCCGGCTGCGGGTGCGCAGCGCCGTGCCGGTGGTGATGCTGACCGCGCTGGGCGAGGAGGAGGACCGGATCGCCGGGCTCCAGCTCGGCGCGGACGACTACGTGACCAAGCCGTTCAGCCCGCGCGAGCTGGCACTGCGGGTGACGTCGGTGCTGCGCCGGTCGCGGGTGGTGGCGGCGCGGTCGTCGTCGGTGCTGGTCGACGGCGGGCTGCGGGTGGACGTCGGCGCGCGGGCGGCGTGGCTGGACGGGCGGGAGCTGTCGCTGACCACCCGCGAGTTCGACCTGCTGGTGTTCTTCCTGACCAACCGCGGTGCCGCGGTCAGCCGCGCCGAGCTGCTGTCGCGGGTGTGGGGCTGGGAGTTCGGCGACCAGTCGACCGTGACCGTCCACGTGCGACGGTTGCGGGAGAAGGTGGAGCCCGACCCGGCCCGGCCGGTGCGGATCGCCACCGTGTGGGGCGTCGGCTACCGGTACGACGGCGGTGCGTGA